Genomic DNA from Antennarius striatus isolate MH-2024 chromosome 16, ASM4005453v1, whole genome shotgun sequence:
GACTCCAACCAGGGTCTGACTTCAGCCAGGATCTGACTCCAACCAGGGTCTGACTTCAGCCAGGATCCAACTCCAACCAGGGTCTGACTTCAGCCAGGGTCTGACTTCAGCCAGGGTCTGACTCCAACCAGGGTCCGACTTCAACCAGGGTCAGACTTCAACCAGGCTCTGACTTCAACCAGGGTCTGACTTCAACCAGGGTCTGACTTCAACCAGAGTCCGACTTCAACCAGAATCCGACTTCAACCAGGGTCTGACTTCAACCAGGGTCTGACTTCAACCAGGGTCTCACTTCAACCAGGGTCTCACTTCAGCCAGGGTCCGACTCCAACCAGGGTCCGACTCCAACCAGGGTCCGACTCCAACCAGGGTCCGGCTTCAAGCAGGGTCTGACTTCAGCCAGGGTCCGACTTCAACCAGGGTCTGACTTCAGCCAGGGTCTGACTCCAACCAGGGCCTGACTTTAGCCAGGGTCTGACTTCAGCCAGGGTCCGACTTCAACCAGAGTCCGACTCCAACCAGGGTCCGACTCCAACCAGGGTCTGACTTCAACCAGGGTCCGACTTCAACCAGGGTCCGACTTCAACCAGGGTCCGACTTCAACCAGAGTCCGACTTCAACCAGGGTCCGACTTCAACCAGGGTCTGACTTCAACCAGGGTCCGACTTCAACCAGGGTCTGACTTCAACCAGAGTCCGACTTCAACCAGAGTCCGACTTCAACCAGGGTCTGACTTCAACCAGGGTCCGACTTCAACCAGGGTCAGACTTCAACCAGGGTCCGACTTCAACCAGAGTCCGACTCCAACCAGGGTCCGACTTCAACCAGGGTCCGACTTCAACCAGGGTCAGACTCCAACCAGGGTCTGACTTCAACCAGGGTCTGACTTCAACCAATGTCTGACTTCAACCAATGTCTGACTTCAACCAGGGTCTGACTTCAACCAGGGTCCGACTTCAACCAAGGTCTGACTTCAGCCAGGGTCCGACTTCAGCCAGGGTCCGACTTCAACCAGGGTCTGACTTCAGCCAGGGTCCGACTTCAACTAGGGTATGATTTCAACCAGGGTCTGACTTCAACCAGGGTCAGACCCTTGGTATTGAACTCGTGACCCGGGTCCTTAATGTTTACGTTTTGAGGTGTGCTTCCGCTCGTTGCCACTAGATGTCACTGACCTCTTGTTGCTGCAGTCCCTGTGGAGCTGTTTGACTGGGGTCGTTACCTCGGAGATGGAGATGTGTTGGGAGCACCAGTCAGCTGCTTCAAACACGTGAGTCCAacaaccccccacacacacacacacacacacacacacagtaaacactcCGTCTCTCAGGTGCCGATGGGGTCGTCCTGGGGCGACATCAGCGAAGGCGTCCGAGTCGAGGTCCCCAACACCGACAGCGGTTTGCCCCTGAAGGTTTACTGGATCGCTGGAATCATCAAACTggctggtacacacacacacacacacacacacacacacacacacacacacacacacacacacacacacacacacacacacacacacacacacacacaggttttttCTATAGGATGGAaccctgatgatgatgtgcAGGTTTCAAGGCGTTGCTACGGTACGAGGGCTTCGACAGCGACCCCGCCCGAGACTTCTGGTTGAACCTGTGCGTCCCGGACATCCACCCGGTGGGGTGGTGCGCCGCCGGGGGGAAACCCCTGGTGCCCCCTCAGAGTAAGAGACGGAGGCGGAGCTCTGTCCTGTAACTTTTGCTGACTTGAATAACATCACGtgataacctgtgtgtgtgtgtgtgtgtgtgtgtgtgtgtgtgtgtgtgtgtgtgtagccatcTTGCACAGGTTCACTAACTGGAAGACGTTCCTGATCAAGAGACTGACGGGATCCAAAACGCTGCCGCCAGACTTCTCCAACaaagtaatacacacacacacacacacacacacacacacacacagttatcaTTCATCCACTTCCATGTAGTTAGCATGTCGGTGAACACGCTGTTGGTCCCCACTACGTCAGAGGTCCCCACTCTACAGGTGCAGGACAGCATGCAGGTCCCCTTTAAGAAGCAAATGCgagtggaggtggtggacaAAACCCACCTGTGTCGGACGCGGGTCGCTCTGGTGGAACAAGTGAGTCCCTCACAGCGTCGCACACACGTCCGACGCTCAGCGGTTGGTTTTACTCATCCGAGCGTTTGTCTGAAGGTGATCGGCGGGCGCCTCCGGCTGGTTTATGAAGAGTGCGCCGACGGGACGGACGACTTTTGGTGTCACATGTACAGTCCTCTGATCCACAGCATCGGGTGGTCGCGGTCCATCGGGCACCGCTTCAAACGCTCCGGTGGGTCGACGGTGGAACCAGGAGGGAGGTAAGACCAGCAGGTAGAGCTGATGAGGAACTGAAGATGAGTCTGTCCACAGATGTGTGCAAGAAGACCAGCGCGCAGGTGGACGCACCCGGACAGCTGTTCGCCAAGGTGAGACCcgtgaagcagtccaggttcacgcagtgaaacagtctaggttcacgcagtgaaactgtccaggctCAAACAGTGGAACctcacctgacccccccccccccttccgtGACTCAGGTGAGGGAGGTGGATCAGACCGGCCCCTGGTTTGAGGATGGGATGAAGCTGGAGGCCATCGATCCCCTGAACCTGTCCGCCATCTGCGTGGCCACCGTcaggaaggtgtgtgtggggggtagGGGTGGCTTGGGGACTCCATGCACACCATCCAGCACCTGGACCTGGTCCACCAAGCACCTGTGGTCTCTTTCCAGGTCCTGGCTGACGGGTACCTGATGATCGGGATCGATGGCTCAGAGGCGGCAGACGGGTCGGACTGGTTCTGCTACCACTCCACCTCCCCCTCCATCTTCCCCTCTGGCTTCTGTGACATCAACAACATCGAGCTGACCCCGCCCAGAGGTACCAATGGAGGGTGGGGTGGAGGACCTGGTGTGATGGTTGGATGAGGGTTGGCTGAGGGTTGGATGAGGGTTGCCTCATGACTGGTGATGTTTTGTGTGTCAGGTTACACCAACCTCCCCTTCAGGTGGTTCGAGTACCTGAAGGAGACCCGGTCTGTGGCGGCGCCCGTCAACCTCTTCAACAAGGTCAGAAGGTCAAGGTCATGTGGtccctggttctggttctggactgGTACCAGTTGGTGCTCGAGTCCTTCTGTCGTCTTTCAGGAGGTCCCCAACCACGGGTTCCACCCTGGTATGAAGCTGGAGGCTGTGGACCTCATGGAACCCAGGCTAGTCTGTGTTGCCACGGTGACCCGCATCGTCCACAGGTTACTACGGATACACTTTGACGGATGGGAGGACGAGTACGACCAGTGGGTGGATTGTGAGTCACCTGACCTGTACCCAGTGGGCTGGTGTCAGCTGACTGGGTACCAGCTTCAGCCTCCAGCAGTGAACACAGGTAATacccccgaccctaaccctaaaacccccccaaccccaacg
This window encodes:
- the LOC137610092 gene encoding MBT domain-containing protein 1-like isoform X1, giving the protein MLMLTCLPLNVNGCSCGCRCSGECPPPRCGLMENPRDLVERLSRKRRDSFGMLDGAEEDRSSCSSESSGGSGASSPEDSEEEELGGGGGSQLTANSSSLTLVKTNGQVYTYPDGKAGMATCEMCGMVGVRDAFYSKTKRFCSVSCSRSYSSNSKKASILARLQVPTPFVTPQVVCSWWVESEPGVSVSSKGKPPNKKVKLPQKQPVMTKPGVYTQQQANQQGGVKKSVPVELFDWGRYLGDGDVLGAPVSCFKHVPMGSSWGDISEGVRVEVPNTDSGLPLKVYWIAGIIKLAGFKALLRYEGFDSDPARDFWLNLCVPDIHPVGWCAAGGKPLVPPQTILHRFTNWKTFLIKRLTGSKTLPPDFSNKVQDSMQVPFKKQMRVEVVDKTHLCRTRVALVEQVIGGRLRLVYEECADGTDDFWCHMYSPLIHSIGWSRSIGHRFKRSDVCKKTSAQVDAPGQLFAKVREVDQTGPWFEDGMKLEAIDPLNLSAICVATVRKVLADGYLMIGIDGSEAADGSDWFCYHSTSPSIFPSGFCDINNIELTPPRGYTNLPFRWFEYLKETRSVAAPVNLFNKVRRSRSCGPWFWFWTGTSWCSSPSVVFQEVPNHGFHPGMKLEAVDLMEPRLVCVATVTRIVHRLLRIHFDGWEDEYDQWVDCESPDLYPVGWCQLTGYQLQPPAVNTGSREPQSAVSKQRKKSQQYKGQKKKRKLPIAKRPVSLSSTVVTGVPRSLSGDENETPPNYPSPPTPASASQPRSVDPECSPATEGGAVSQILDENADRSERSSDRTETKTNGSSGDFSTNQEP
- the LOC137610092 gene encoding MBT domain-containing protein 1-like isoform X5, whose translation is MLMLTCLPLNVNGCSCGCRCSGECPPPRCGLMENPRDLVERLSRKRRDSFGMLDGAEEDRSSCSSESSGGSGASSPEDSEEEELGGGGGSQLTANSSSLTLVKTNGQVYTYPDGKAGMATCEMCGMVGVRDAFYSKTKRFCSVSCSRSYSSNSKKASILARLQGKPPNKKVKLPQKQPVMTKPGVYTQQQANQQGGVKKSVPVELFDWGRYLGDGDVLGAPVSCFKHVPMGSSWGDISEGVRVEVPNTDSGLPLKVYWIAGIIKLAGFKALLRYEGFDSDPARDFWLNLCVPDIHPVGWCAAGGKPLVPPQTILHRFTNWKTFLIKRLTGSKTLPPDFSNKVQDSMQVPFKKQMRVEVVDKTHLCRTRVALVEQVIGGRLRLVYEECADGTDDFWCHMYSPLIHSIGWSRSIGHRFKRSDVCKKTSAQVDAPGQLFAKVREVDQTGPWFEDGMKLEAIDPLNLSAICVATVRKVLADGYLMIGIDGSEAADGSDWFCYHSTSPSIFPSGFCDINNIELTPPRGYTNLPFRWFEYLKETRSVAAPVNLFNKEVPNHGFHPGMKLEAVDLMEPRLVCVATVTRIVHRLLRIHFDGWEDEYDQWVDCESPDLYPVGWCQLTGYQLQPPAVNTGSREPQSAVSKQRKKSQQYKGQKKKRKLPIAKRPVSLSSTVVTGVPRSLSGDENETPPNYPSPPTPASASQPRSVDPECSPATEGGAVSQILDENADRSERSSDRTETKTNGSSGDFSTNQEP
- the LOC137610092 gene encoding MBT domain-containing protein 1-like isoform X4, translated to MTELAALDAKPSGDKSQVERLSRKRRDSFGMLDGAEEDRSSCSSESSGGSGASSPEDSEEEELGGGGGSQLTANSSSLTLVKTNGQVYTYPDGKAGMATCEMCGMVGVRDAFYSKTKRFCSVSCSRSYSSNSKKASILARLQGKPPNKKVKLPQKQPVMTKPGVYTQQQANQQGGVKKSVPVELFDWGRYLGDGDVLGAPVSCFKHVPMGSSWGDISEGVRVEVPNTDSGLPLKVYWIAGIIKLAGFKALLRYEGFDSDPARDFWLNLCVPDIHPVGWCAAGGKPLVPPQTILHRFTNWKTFLIKRLTGSKTLPPDFSNKVQDSMQVPFKKQMRVEVVDKTHLCRTRVALVEQVIGGRLRLVYEECADGTDDFWCHMYSPLIHSIGWSRSIGHRFKRSDVCKKTSAQVDAPGQLFAKVREVDQTGPWFEDGMKLEAIDPLNLSAICVATVRKVLADGYLMIGIDGSEAADGSDWFCYHSTSPSIFPSGFCDINNIELTPPRGYTNLPFRWFEYLKETRSVAAPVNLFNKVRRSRSCGPWFWFWTGTSWCSSPSVVFQEVPNHGFHPGMKLEAVDLMEPRLVCVATVTRIVHRLLRIHFDGWEDEYDQWVDCESPDLYPVGWCQLTGYQLQPPAVNTGSREPQSAVSKQRKKSQQYKGQKKKRKLPIAKRPVSLSSTVVTGVPRSLSGDENETPPNYPSPPTPASASQPRSVDPECSPATEGGAVSQILDENADRSERSSDRTETKTNGSSGDFSTNQEP
- the LOC137610092 gene encoding MBT domain-containing protein 1-like isoform X3, coding for MLMLTCLPLNVNGCSCGCRCSGECPPPRCGLMENPRDLVERLSRKRRDSFGMLDGAEEDRSSCSSESSGGSGASSPEDSEEEELGGGGGSQLTANSSSLTLVKTNGQVYTYPDGKAGMATCEMCGMVGVRDAFYSKTKRFCSVSCSRSYSSNSKKASILARLQVPTPFVTPQVVCSWWVESEPGVSVSSKGKPPNKKVKLPQKQPVMTKPGVYTQQQANQQGGVKKSVPVELFDWGRYLGDGDVLGAPVSCFKHVPMGSSWGDISEGVRVEVPNTDSGLPLKVYWIAGIIKLAGFKALLRYEGFDSDPARDFWLNLCVPDIHPVGWCAAGGKPLVPPQTILHRFTNWKTFLIKRLTGSKTLPPDFSNKVQDSMQVPFKKQMRVEVVDKTHLCRTRVALVEQVIGGRLRLVYEECADGTDDFWCHMYSPLIHSIGWSRSIGHRFKRSDVCKKTSAQVDAPGQLFAKVREVDQTGPWFEDGMKLEAIDPLNLSAICVATVRKVLADGYLMIGIDGSEAADGSDWFCYHSTSPSIFPSGFCDINNIELTPPRGYTNLPFRWFEYLKETRSVAAPVNLFNKEVPNHGFHPGMKLEAVDLMEPRLVCVATVTRIVHRLLRIHFDGWEDEYDQWVDCESPDLYPVGWCQLTGYQLQPPAVNTGSREPQSAVSKQRKKSQQYKGQKKKRKLPIAKRPVSLSSTVVTGVPRSLSGDENETPPNYPSPPTPASASQPRSVDPECSPATEGGAVSQILDENADRSERSSDRTETKTNGSSGDFSTNQEP
- the LOC137610092 gene encoding MBT domain-containing protein 1-like isoform X6 → MLMLTCLPLNVNGCSCGCRCSGECPPPRCGLMENPRDLVERLSRKRRDSFGMLDGAEEDRSSCSSESSGGSGASSPEDSEEEELGGGGGSQLTANSSSLTLVKTNGQVYTYPDGKAGMATCEMCGMVGVRDAFYSKTKRFCSVSCSRSYSSNSKKASILARLQVPTPFVTPQVVCSWWVESEPGVSVSSKGKPPNKKVKLPQKQPVMTKPGVYTQQQANQQGGVKKSVPVELFDWGRYLGDGDVLGAPVSCFKHVPMGSSWGDISEGVRVEVPNTDSGLPLKVYWIAGIIKLAGFKALLRYEGFDSDPARDFWLNLCVPDIHPVGWCAAGGKPLVPPQTILHRFTNWKTFLIKRLTGSKTLPPDFSNKVQDSMQVPFKKQMRVEVVDKTHLCRTRVALVEQVIGGRLRLVYEECADGTDDFWCHMYSPLIHSIGWSRSIGHRFKRSDVCKKTSAQVDAPGQLFAKVREVDQTGPWFEDGMKLEAIDPLNLSAICVATVRKVLADGYLMIGIDGSEAADGSDWFCYHSTSPSIFPSGFCDINNIELTPPRGYTNLPFRWFEYLKETRSVAAPVNLFNKVRRSRSCGPWFWFWTGTSWCSSPSVVFQEVPNHGFHPGMKLEAVDLMEPRLVCVATVTRIVHRLLRIHFDGWEDEYDQWVDCESPDLYPVGWCQLTGYQLQPPAVNTGSREPQSAVSKQRKKSQQYKGQKKRSCLSLSDRSVCPALW
- the LOC137610092 gene encoding MBT domain-containing protein 1-like isoform X2 — protein: MLMLTCLPLNVNGCSCGCRCSGECPPPRCGLMENPRDLVERLSRKRRDSFGMLDGAEEDRSSCSSESSGGSGASSPEDSEEEELGGGGGSQLTANSSSLTLVKTNGQVYTYPDGKAGMATCEMCGMVGVRDAFYSKTKRFCSVSCSRSYSSNSKKASILARLQGKPPNKKVKLPQKQPVMTKPGVYTQQQANQQGGVKKSVPVELFDWGRYLGDGDVLGAPVSCFKHVPMGSSWGDISEGVRVEVPNTDSGLPLKVYWIAGIIKLAGFKALLRYEGFDSDPARDFWLNLCVPDIHPVGWCAAGGKPLVPPQTILHRFTNWKTFLIKRLTGSKTLPPDFSNKVQDSMQVPFKKQMRVEVVDKTHLCRTRVALVEQVIGGRLRLVYEECADGTDDFWCHMYSPLIHSIGWSRSIGHRFKRSDVCKKTSAQVDAPGQLFAKVREVDQTGPWFEDGMKLEAIDPLNLSAICVATVRKVLADGYLMIGIDGSEAADGSDWFCYHSTSPSIFPSGFCDINNIELTPPRGYTNLPFRWFEYLKETRSVAAPVNLFNKVRRSRSCGPWFWFWTGTSWCSSPSVVFQEVPNHGFHPGMKLEAVDLMEPRLVCVATVTRIVHRLLRIHFDGWEDEYDQWVDCESPDLYPVGWCQLTGYQLQPPAVNTGSREPQSAVSKQRKKSQQYKGQKKKRKLPIAKRPVSLSSTVVTGVPRSLSGDENETPPNYPSPPTPASASQPRSVDPECSPATEGGAVSQILDENADRSERSSDRTETKTNGSSGDFSTNQEP